The Pseudopipra pipra isolate bDixPip1 chromosome 10, bDixPip1.hap1, whole genome shotgun sequence genome includes the window GGCTGgggtgctggcactgctctccaggCAAGTGAGAAACACGTGGAGGTGGATTTGCTTCACAAAGGTGTGTGTGAACCCAGCAGAGGTGTCCAGACCTTTAGCTGGAATACAGTCCTGTGGGATGGTGgaatcctgctgctgcagaccaGTGGTCTCGGGCCAAGAGAAGTTACCCCCAGTCTTGGAGAAGGTGTAAGGACCAGATGTTTGAAAATTTTTCACTCTTACCTGTTAGGACTAAAATGAAACAGTGACAGAAGGGTGAAGCACATGTTATTTCTCTTCCTGTAGTTTCTTTGTTAAGTAAAATGAAAGCATTCAGCCTCCAAAGCTGCTGCCTGAAAGCTTTAGTGGAGAATTTATGCCTTGGTGGGTTTTCCCTGTACGATgataaaatcaattaaaaaaaaaaagccgcACTGAAAAATACAATTACAAAAGATATTATATTTGTACAGAGCAGATTGGTGGCTTTCAGCTGTTACCTTGGTACAGGCAGAAATGCTTTATCACTGTGTCAAAAGCATGGGAAAACCAACAAACCATTCTTTCTGGATTTAAATGCACCTGGATTTTCTAGACAGTGGTTCCTGTGTGTTCACAGAGGGCTCTGTGATGTTCTTGCCTCTTCCTGCACCAGCAGAGTTTCTGCAGTTTGgtgtggatgtgtgtgtgttcatgttaGTTCAGGGAAGTCCTGAGGAAGACCGTGCAGTGTAACTGTGCTCCTTACTTTATAGAAGGATCCTCTTGAAACCCTTGCTTAGATTGAACATCAGATCTTATAGAAATATTCTGACATTTTTTGCCCAAGGGTGACAAATAGTTATGTTTAGTTCTTAATTTTATAGAATATGTCCCTTAAGAAAACTTCTATATgtttatatgtgtatatatatataaccaaAGATATTTCAGGCTTTGTATGTATCTGTGAGAATTTGCTGtgtggttttttgatttttctttttaaatttatttttttatttgttatctTCCCCCCACACACAGTTGTTGGCATAGAATCCTTCCTTAAGCTGTGCATTGCCACCAACCCTTTGCTCTGTGACCCAGGAGATACAGGAGTGAGATTCCCAGCACAGTCTGGGTCCCCTTGGTTGGGCTGGTGGAGACTGGTGCTGCCCATCCTCGTGCTGCCTCCGAGGGCTCTGCCTGCTCGAGGGGGAGTGTtgggtgttcccagggctgtcaggctgctctggTGGCCATCGTGTGTCGTGCCTGGCTTTgtgagaaacagcagaaaattggtttggttttgggtctTTTGGATGATCATTTCAGAGACCTATGGCCTGGAGCTCCAGAACATGCCATTCCAGGTGCTCCTCTCTCTGTTTTGAAGATCCAGGTGGGTTGTGTCAGATCCTGATGCCATCACAGCGTCAGTGAAACAGCACATAGGGAATACATTGGCACATGCAATAATGGTTATATACAGAGAAAGAGCACTTGGTGTTTTGTGTTGAAACCTCTTTTGTTTGTTGCTGGTTCTCATCTGTTGTGTTTCTTTGGGACATTTGCATTGTGAATGACTTCCTGAAACGTGCACAATTGTACAGACCCGAAACTACAAGATGTTTGTACTTTCCCGAAGTGTATTTGATCTTCTGGATTTAGAAATTTCAACCTCACTCGAAGCTTTCAGCTTGAGATGCAGTTTTTCATACAGCTTTTCTTTAAAGgggaggcagaggaagaaataaataatggGGTCAAGGCAGATGTTCGCAGCAGATAGCATCAGAGTGAACTCCTTGGCGTAGTACAGTGATTTTTGGGACTGGCAGGTGAACTGGGAGCTGGTCTGGCTCAGGGTGTATGGGGTCCTGCAGAGGTGGTAGGGCACAAAGCAGATGACAAACACAAACATGATGCTGAATATATTCCGGCTGGTTTTTCTCTTGGCCGTGTCTGAGCTCCTTCGGAATTTTTTGTAAGAGCTGTATATTTTTTTGGATATAGCAGTGTAAAATATGATTAGCAGAATAAAAACAACCCAGAAAATCCCTGTGCAAATATAAGTTGTCGCTGTGTGCCACTGTCTGCCAAGCTCACTTTTAAGACCTATACATTTTCTGGAATAATTGTCTTTAGTGATTTCATTAGTTAAAATCATATTTGGAAATGATATAAGCATTAACGACAGCCATATGATTATAGAGACCACCTTGCTGTAGTTCACTGTGTGAACAAAGGAGGTGAACAAAGGTTTTACAATTTTGTAGTATCTGTCAAACCCTATGAGGCCGAAAAAGGTGATCCCAATGTACATGTTCATGTAGAACACGACTGCAGAGTATCTGCACACAAACAGGTTGAGCTCCGGAGGTGCAATCTCTGCATCAGCCAGGATTTTGAAAGGAAACGTCAGGCTCATGAGGAGATCGGCCACGGCGATGTTTTTGAGATAGACAATAAAACTCTTTGTGCTGGAAACGTGCAGGAAGACCCAGCCTGCCAGGGCGTTCAGGGAGAGCCCCGTGAGGAAGATGAAGGAGTAGAGCAGTGGAATGACTGTCGTGGTCACTGCTGTGCGGGGGCTGCAGTTGTTTCCCGAGGAGTTTGTGCTGGTGTTGAACATCCTACAGCACCTTCGTTCCTAGAAGCAGAGAAACAGTATCTCAGTAGGACAGAGTGATGCTGAGCTTTCTGTTAGTTACTGTAAGTTTTCTACTCTCGCTTCCAAATAAACGTGGCCTGCCTCTCAGAAATGACCACGTTCCCACACCACGGCTCCCAGCAGTGGGGCAGAGTATTTTTCCAGGTGGTGCCATTTCCCTCACTGTCTGGTGATGTTCAAGGGCATGCTGCTGCTTTGAACAGAGGATCCATTTGCTTCTCTGTTTGACTTTAACCCATTGCcttccagccctgggctgcctcTTTCCTGGGCATGAGTCCAGTTTGGGGTGATACTGCTGAAATTAGAAGGACCTCCTGAAAAGGCACCAATAGCAAAtggcattttttatttaaatagtaacacactgtgtttaaaaattattctttctgctgtgtccctgttcttttcctcttgccAGACTGTCTCAGCAGGATCCTCTCTCTGCATGTGGTGTGTTTAGAACTTGTTCCTGCTCTGTAGGGTTTTCTAAAGTGAGGAACCCGTAGGTGGGTCTTTCTATGCTTGGATTTGGAAGCAGATACTTAATGAACTTCCTAAGCCATTTAATATGTTTTGTGCTGAGATTATTTCAGAACTGTGTCATTAGAGATGTGGATATGAAGTCTTTGTAAAGTCTGTTGTGTCTGTGCAGCATGGAGGACACCCCAGGCAAATTTAACATTTGATACCAGCACATTCAGCAATGTCTGTTGTTGAGAGGCAGCCACAGTCCCAGCCAGACTCTGCACATCTTTCCATATCATTGCAAGTCCTTACCTTTTCTGCCTTGCCTGCTGTGGAGCTTTGCTAAGGGTCTAGAGCACTGTCCATTCTTGGGCACGGGGCCTCTGCTCTTGCTGTGAGTCCTGTGGGAGAGACAGGCAGATAGTCTTTTATTGTGACACAGGACAGTGTGACCCCACGGTGCTGAGGGGCTCCTGCAGTGCAACACTTGCTTAGACCACCTCAGAATCAGCACTCAGCCAAGGCTTCAGACCTGTCAGGACGTGGGAACTGTTGGGGGCAGAGCCATGGAGCTCATGAGGTTGAGGTCATACCCAGCCTCAGCCCTCACTGCATGGGTAAGGCTGGAGGCCCCTGTGGCCCCTGCTGTGCACTGCAACAGTTAGGTTCATGATCAGTGTTACCTGCTCTCTGTCACCTCGTCACACACTTGGCTCTTTGTGGAAGgccttgtcctgctgctgtgagTGGTTCAGGGGGGCAGGGAGCACTCTCCCATCACTGGCCTGTCCCGTTAGCCCCCAGGGTggctcctgtggctgctgctggtgggaggCAGAGGGCACACGTTAGTGCCAGCTTTTGGGACGGGTGTCACAAACTGCCTTCTGTACTTGAGCAGCAGTTCTTGGCCCAGAACACCTGGGCCAGCATGAACTGTATTGATTTGTGTAAATAATGTCGACTCGTTGTGCGAACCAGCAAACTTGATTCACTGGATGAACAAGATATATTTGGTAAAATATAGAAAAGCTTTGAACTTCCTCAGCTTGCAAATGGTGTTGTCTTggcaaaacacacaaaaagggAAGTAGCATAAACCATTAGAAGTGCTCAGTCCCCTCTGAGGTCAGACTCTTGCACTGTCCCCTGACTGTCCCCAGTAGCATTAAGGCAATTCTTGAACTTGGCTGTCAATTTTCAAAGTTCATGGCTGATTTACTGAATGTAAGAATAATCTTTACAAGTcgtgtttcttttattttccctgaatTTACCAAAGATTCTGTAGTACCAAGTGCACATCTGAGCTATTTATGGAAATGAATGCAGCTGcttgataaataaataagcaatgCAATTACTGGGTCAGGAACTGGTGACAGTGGTGAATGTCACCAGAAATCTTTTTTGAACTGCGAAATGGAGTTAATCAGGGCAGATGATCGTGCCTGATGGTACCTCTGAAGTTAGGAGGAAGCTAGAGATGGAGGAAGCACAACACACACCGCAGCTATTGCAAATTGTGCTGAGTGTGCTAAAAGAAGAACTTTGGTTTAAGATTTTCTCTCTAGTGTGGTGGGAATGTCAGTACTGGGCAAACTTGCAGTGCTGGCCATGCTGGTGCAACCCAGTGAGAAAGCTGCTGTGGGTCTCCCTGGGGGTCTCAGAAGGGGCAAGGctcaggagcacaggcagggccagggagctgtgctgtgggtgctgtccCCGCTCCCACGTGCCTGGCTGGGTGTTTGGGGCTGGCTGAGGGGAACCCTCTCCCCCAGGCACTGGGACACTTCTCAGTCTGTGCttgctcagggctgctctgacCCTTCTCTGCATCCCCAGAGAGGAGCCCTGCCTGGCAGCCTGTGGGGCGGGTGCCAGGTGGAGCTGCTCAGTTTGTCACAGAATGTAGTGGAGGGAAATGAGATGAAGAGTGGAATTAGGATGACGAAGGATGAATTAGGATGAAGAAATAAAGTCGTGTTCCCACTGCAGGAAGCAGTAAGGGAGTAACTGCACTGGCACCAGACGTGGTGCTGGTGCTCCCTTTCTGCATGGCTCTGGGGAGGGGGTCAGTCAGTGCAGTGTAACCTCTGCAGTGTCTCAGTTCCTCACTGCTGTGCCTTCCAGACCCCTCGGGGCTGCTGTGTAAGGACAGAGGGCCGAGGGAGCCGTGTctctcctcagctgctcctcggGGTGCTGGTGAGGACCGTGTCCCCTCTGACAGCAGCTGAGAATGGATGTGTGTCCTGGCAATGTCACTGTGGCTGTggccctgccagcctggggaCACTGTGGGTGTGTCCTGTCTGCAGCTGCAGTTAGTAAGGGGAAGAGCAGAAGTGTGAACAACTCTATACACATTAACAGATCACTTTGAATCCAAAAAGGCAAAATCCAGGATGCTGTAGTGAGGAGGCAGCAGTCGGTGACCATTGGCTGGATCACAGGGGATGTTCTCCTGGCACGTGTTCTGAAGGACATGGCAGGAGAGCCAGCAGGTGCACAGAGCAGATCAGCAGGTGCACAGAGCAGTGTGTGCAGGTACAAGGAGCAGTGTGTACAGGTGCATGGAGCAGTGCAGATCTACAGGTACCTGCAGCAGTGTGTACAGGTACCTGCAGCAGTGTGTacagctgcacagagcagtgCAGATAAGGGGGTGTATTTCCTGTTAAAGCTCTCAAGGGCAGCGCAGGCTCCTTTGGCCACAGCGTCTGGACACCTCAAGGGCAGAGTTGtatttctgtcttgcaaaaccCACCAGTAATTGTTTCATTTCTCCTTACTGTCTAGCAGTCCCTGTGCTCTCTTGAAATCTGAAATTCAACAGCTTCATTTTTCTGATAAGCTAaatttttcattccctttttgtttctgatttttagACGAGGGTCTGCATTATTCTGACCCCATAAGCTTTTAGCATTAACAGGTTACACTGTGAAGTCTCTGTGCAAACCCTGATACTCACATGGAAACTCGGACAATGCTTTGAGCTCTTTGCATGTAGTATCATTTTCAGATCTAgcttaaatattaatttttttttaattaagcctCAAAATTTCCCCACGGAGATCCTTCCTATCTCCAAATTACCATGTCGGAGTGGTGGATACGAGGGGAAATGTTAGGATcagataaaaacagtttaagaaCTGAAATATAATGACAAAAAGATTGCAATGAAAAGAAGAATAATAACCAAGAGAGATAACCAATAAtaaccaagaaaaacaagtggtgggtcagctgtcctggcagTGCCCACCCCAACTCCTTatgcccctctgtgctggcagggcaTGAGAAGCAGGAAAGTCCTTGACTTGgtgcaagccctgctcagcaacagcTAAACCATCAGGATTGTTCTCATCCCAAACCCAAACACGGCTGTGTACCAGCTACTGAGAGAAAATTCACTCTTCCCTAGCTAAAATCAGGGCACTAGgtcaataaaacattttaataatcaGTAATTTTGTTGTCCTAAAActagatttttaaaagtagtAAAATGTGTTTCAGATAAAGAAATTGTTCCCTTTAATATTCTATTTTAATGGTAAAATttgtcatttaaatattttactttaaattctATTTCTGATGTTTCAAACTATGAGTTTTATATAGTTACATTTCCTCAGTcgtgaattaaaacaaaagtagTTGctaagaaaagatatttttcttaagACAGAGAAGAGGAATCCTTGCCTGTGTGTCCTCCATCTGTGCTGGCTCAGCCTCACAGGTGTGGAGCAGTTTCTGTACAGGTTTCTGTAGTTAGTtacagctgctgctttgtgctCTGAGTTGAGTGGTTTGCAGAAAGTATGGATGTTCACCTTATTTGCCAATGTAAAAGCTAAAATCGCAGTGGCGGTTAATTGAGAACGTTGGCGGGGGCAGAGCAGGTGATGGAAGGCAGCGTCTCACCTGGACAAAGTGCGGGATGGCGCCTGGGGTTCCTCCTCAGCTGCGACCCAGGGACAGACGGACAGGACGAGCCCTTCgcagctgccctggcagggaaAAGGGCCGGgaagctgcagcctgggaatgtcaggtcccggtcccggtcccggccCCGCGCGCCCCGTGCGCGCTCCCGGCGGAGGCTGTGCCGGGATCGGCGCTCCCGCCCGGGGGGTTTGGGGCAGATCGGCGCTCCTCGCCCGGGCGGGGGATTTCAgagcaggaaggggaagggctggggggccgtgccctgccctgcccagctggtGCCGGGCTCCGGGAGCTGCCGCTGCCCGGGCCGGTCCGGGACACGGCGGCCGGGAGCGACACAAGTGCAGCTGGCACGGACAGCAGCGAGCGTCCCAACTGCACGGCTGGACTTTGCTTCTCCTAaactgttcccagggctggctgcGACCTTTCCTGTGACGCATCCTGCCCCGGg containing:
- the P2RY14 gene encoding P2Y purinoceptor 14, translated to MFNTSTNSSGNNCSPRTAVTTTVIPLLYSFIFLTGLSLNALAGWVFLHVSSTKSFIVYLKNIAVADLLMSLTFPFKILADAEIAPPELNLFVCRYSAVVFYMNMYIGITFFGLIGFDRYYKIVKPLFTSFVHTVNYSKVVSIIIWLSLMLISFPNMILTNEITKDNYSRKCIGLKSELGRQWHTATTYICTGIFWVVFILLIIFYTAISKKIYSSYKKFRRSSDTAKRKTSRNIFSIMFVFVICFVPYHLCRTPYTLSQTSSQFTCQSQKSLYYAKEFTLMLSAANICLDPIIYFFLCLPFKEKLYEKLHLKLKASSEVEISKSRRSNTLRESTNIL